The following nucleotide sequence is from uncultured Draconibacterium sp..
TTTCGGTTACCAGGTCGGCAATATCAATAATTTCCTGCGGGGCATATCTACCGGTAATAATCAGCTCGGTATTTTCCGGTTTTTTCCTGATGGTTTCCAATAGTGATTCCACCGGAAAAAGCTTGTAATACAAAGCGATGTTGGCTTCGTCGAGAATTACCACATCGTATTGCCCCGATTGAATTATTTTAGTAACCTCTGCCAATCCTTTTTGTGCCGCGTCAATATCTTTCTGTGTTGGATTTTTCACGATAAAACACCCCAAGCCATATTGTTTGATGGTTATATCGGGCAGAAACTTGTTCACAGCTTCAATTTCAGCATAGGTTTTTCCTTTTACAAACTGGGCAAAGAATACTTTTTTATCGGCACCAACTGCTCTTAATGCCAGGCCAAAAGCACCCGTTGTTTTGCCTTTTCCGTTGCCGGTGTAAACTTGTGTATAGCCTTTCATTTGTTTGTTTTTTAATGAAATAAATAACTCACATCTTTCATAAAACCATCTTGCTGAATTTCGAATAAATGCTGGTTAGTTGTATCGCTTTTTAAGTTACCTAAATTTTCTACGTATCCGCCCAGTTTTATGTATTGAAAGTTAGTGCTGTCAAAAGCTTCGGGTAATCTGGCACAACCCGAGTACCACGCAGTTTTAGTTTCCGGGTAATGAAGGCGTATAAAATTAGCCAATTCTGCTACTCTTTGAGGATCGCCATCTCCGCCCATAAAACAAAAACAGGTGATGGATGAGGCGTATTTTTTCATCAAGGAAACGATTTGCACTTCGTTCAGTTCTTCGCCAATATCTTTCTGCAAATGCGGACTGTGGCAGCCTTTACACCGATTCGGGCAATTGGTAATATTTACTGCCAGTGTAACTTCGTTCGGAATTTCCTGAAAAACGATATCGTAGTTGTAATATTTAAGCATATTCTTCCACTTTTTCTTCCTTATTTTTTTGA
It contains:
- the cobO gene encoding cob(I)yrinic acid a,c-diamide adenosyltransferase; translation: MKGYTQVYTGNGKGKTTGAFGLALRAVGADKKVFFAQFVKGKTYAEIEAVNKFLPDITIKQYGLGCFIVKNPTQKDIDAAQKGLAEVTKIIQSGQYDVVILDEANIALYYKLFPVESLLETIRKKPENTELIITGRYAPQEIIDIADLVTEMKEIKHYYQNGVNARKGIEF
- the nrdG gene encoding anaerobic ribonucleoside-triphosphate reductase activating protein, translated to MLKYYNYDIVFQEIPNEVTLAVNITNCPNRCKGCHSPHLQKDIGEELNEVQIVSLMKKYASSITCFCFMGGDGDPQRVAELANFIRLHYPETKTAWYSGCARLPEAFDSTNFQYIKLGGYVENLGNLKSDTTNQHLFEIQQDGFMKDVSYLFH